The genomic interval GTCATCGTCCACCACTGGCGCCCTCCGCCTGCATCCATCTTTTTCCTCCTCTAGTTCTTCATCAGAAATAACAATGGCCTCCATTTCCACTGTGGCATTTTCACCATCGTTGTCCTCTTGGCATATGGGAGGGTGAGATCCACTTCCTATCTCCCCCTCAAGGCCAGCCCTTTGAGGTGTCTGTGGAGTGACAGGGTGGGAGTTATGTCTTCTCTGCTGGAGTGAGATGGAGCTCTGGATTTGAATGTGGGGATGTGAGCATGGTTGCGGTGAATGTGGTGGCTCATTTTGTGCACATGAGGGTCGGTCTGACACTTGAACCACCATGACCATGTGTTGTGCTTCCTCCGCCGCACACTTACGATCACGCTCTGTTGGTTCTGATTGGGGAACAGCCAGTGTCTGGCTATCTGACGGCAGTGAAGATGAGGAGGGCTGCTGactgcagaagaagaggaagaggaaaaatgagacaaaaacatATGGCGTGTGTGCACTGCAGCCAATGGTGGAGCCACTCCCATTACATTTGCATACCTCTGAAATGACAGAGCTGTGAAATTGTGAGGTCTACATTGAGTTATCAAGTGCAAGCATAAAGAGATTTCATCTTgggtgtgtgatccaagatTGTAGCGTAAACAAACCAGAAGCTATTGACGATGCAAAACAAGTGGGCGAACATAAGCCAAGGAAAAATTTTGGCTAAAATGTGTGACCAAATTTAACCGAAAAACGCCTTAACCAGGGGCAGATTTTAACCGAGGAGCCActgtattgcatcaataaatgcaaggatttttgcatttaatggACATTTTCAAATAGACATGGTAGAATAAGAGTAAAATGAACAAGAAGGAATTCTATAAAATGTGatttggaaaaaattaaacGGATTTCAGAGGGCCCTAAAAACAATAAGCGACCCAAATCTACATGTGGTCCACAATACTGTCTTCTGAACCATTTGACAGTTCTTTGGCTATTGCATGCTGTTTGTACCTGTATGTCTCAGTGGTGCTGCACGGGCTGTAGAGAGTTGTCCCACCCTGGCTGCCAGCCCCCAACCTACTGATACCTCCAGACACCAACTTCAACTGTCCTGCAGCATGGCCCGTGGCCTCCATGCCTGGCTGGGTGGTGTCAGCGAGATCAAGACTCAAGGGGGTCTGAACTTGTGACACTGATGAAGTGGCATCAGTCTTGTGCCCAGACTCCAActgactcctgtctttcataaCAGACACCGACGAGAAGCCTGCTTCCATGGCGATGTGATTTGAGTCCTTTGCTGCCATGGTCAACACCGCCTCAGCGCCAACGTCATCGTGCCTCCTGGACTCTGTTCCCTCCCTCAAGCTCTCCTCAGGACGAGTGCTATCTGCCTCAGCCAGAGGCCCTCGTCTCCGCAGTCTCTTTTTGCACACTCTCACTACTTCGTTCATGTGCAGGAAGCTTGCCGTCGCCAATATGTCCTCCACCGGCGGTGACTTCTCCAGCTGCAGCACACCTTCGTAAATAAAGTCCAGCAGCAGACTGAAGGCAGGCGCAGAGACAATGTCGCTGTCAAGAGTGACAGAGCTGCTGGACGCACCGTTGCCGCTCAGAGAGTCACAGTAAAACATGTGGAAGAAAGGTGAGCATGAGGCCAGAACAGCCCGATGAGCCAGGAAACGGGTGGAGCCCACCTGGACGGTGCAGTCACACAGGAACCCCCGCTGGCGCTGCGACCGCAGGGCTGACAGTAGCTGCTGGGAATGCTGAGGAAACTCCATGACCTGAGTCACAAAGAAGGATGAATATGAGGAGACTAAATATACCATAAAAGTGATGAATTCCACACCTGATGAGGTTGACACCTGCAGTGATGAGACCAAGCTTTAACCACATTGTAAAGCTCATAATGGTCAGTTATATCATTGAGTTTACTTTTGTGGTTGCAGTTTGCACTGCACTGCGTCATGCTGAGAGctttttcttgtgtgtgtgtgtgtgtgtgtgcgtgtgtgtgtgtatttcaagaaaaagctTTGTCATAAAAGTGAAGATGCCTATTACTAATATAAACTTCACACATTTCCCCCCAATGTTGCTATTTTTTAAGtttctaaatatttaaactctttttaaataatcttcatatgTTTTctgttcataatattataactttattcccatattttataactttttccccaacctaatttccccaaaaatacaactttattttgtctcAGAATAttagaactaaaaaaaattaattaatgtgtttttgaatgtcaatatttttcctcatcagttCAGTTTCGGAAAATTGCCACTTTCTTTCTCTTTAGAATAAACGTTACCcccttattattttttacttttgacttcattctcagaAAACAGCATCTGTTTTTCTTGATTTCggctgttgttttttccaagcTACTTCAAATTTCTTGTATTCCCATAAACGTTTGACTTTATTTAGGAAACATGACTTTTTATGaaacttttttcattttcccaaaattacaattttatttactgATGTGTTTGTTCCTCATAAATAGCACCAgactaaatatgttttcttttatatttcaactttatgctacaaaatatatattttttcttcatagcactataacattattattgtaaaataattaaTGATGATTTTTCAAATTGCTGTTCTTCTTGGTAGAATATTTGAGCGATCGTTTGGTCGATGACATTGTGACATTAGCGAGTTAATACAAAAGTTAATTTTTAAGGCCGtttgttggaaaatgaaaacattggGTAGCAAAACATGTCGGTCAGATGCTGCTTCCATGGTAACATGTCCTTATCCATGCGTTCTTCCTGTGTGAACTTATAACAACTGCAATTCGTTGCAGGCAAAACAATCACAAGCTTGTAAGTAAATGATTAAGATCATAAAAAGTCTCAATGCAAGTGCAGAATGAAAATCAACAACACGATGCTAGCTAACGGCTAGCTAAACGTGCGCCATCACTGGCGTCCATTGCCACCAAACTGACCTTGGATGACGTGTCAATTAATGCGCTCTATTCTAAAATTTCACAaggatacaaatatatatatatttttttatacctgGACAGTCGCTTTCTCTCACGGACAAACCGCAGCTTCTCCCTCAAGTCGCCGACACCTCGGTGACACCGGAAGAGCTACTGGCCTGTTAGCCCTCACGTGATCATCCTCTTTCGGAAGTGTATTCAACAATAACAAAAGGCGATGACGAAATGAAACTCGAGTTCCGTGCCTTTTAGTTCTCCGTGGCCCTCGGTTTGAAGGGCTAGAAAGGGGAAGGACCAGAAAGCGGATTGGGATCCAGCCCAAGTCAAGGATACAATTGTTTAATATAGTCTTGATACTTGTCAAAATGGATCGTAAGAGAGGCAACCGTGATGGGGGGGTGAGTTGCAGTCTCGTGTTTCAAGTTATCGGCTAAATATAACTCGCTTAATTCCAGAGACGCCGAGCTCAAAGTagtaaaaagtggaaaaagcgtcatatgtcccctttaacacTTTGCTGTCCCGTGACAGGACAGAGATGTCAGATTGTCTAAATCTATGTCCTACGCTCTTCGCCATGGTGCCAACCAGATGGGTCTTTGCTTAAGTTCAGGTGAGTCGGACACTTTGTCTGTACAAATGAGTTCTGTTCCTTTGATACCTTGTAAATcgatgtttttttgtgtatgtcGGAAATTGTTCTTAAATGAACACCTGTATACAGAACAGACGAGGGACACATAAAATACAGGAATAAAATCAGGAAACACaaattgaaatgaaacagtaacAAAAAGTAAACATGCCGTTTGTCACTGTTGATATAATCAGAGCAGAAGGATACCACCTTTGAATACCCAATTGAATATGTTCCCTCAGCTTTGAACAATACATGTTGAGGGCTTGTTGATACGTATGACATATGATGCACGgaacatataaaatattaaaatatttttcagcaATGTGTTTTGAAAATGAGTAGTTATGGACTGGAGACCCAATTGGGCCATAGCTTGATTCCCGTTTCAAATTTGACATTGATACTACAAAAACTACACGTTACACAAGTTCGGATCAGTTGTTCCAAGGGGGACCCTTGGTCACACAGTTAAGTCACTGATACTACAAAAATTGAGTACAAGGGTGTGCCTTGGGAAATCCTTCATCACATCTAGTAAGACAGAATAAGTCACTATAAGTCTTCTTATAGATGGTTTTCTGCTTGTGGAGGACCTCCTGGCTCACCCTCAGTTTCGATCATACAAACAAGAGGATGTGGAGCGAGTGGTTGCCACAAATGACAAGCAGCGTTTTAAGCTGTGTCCTCACCCTGAAGATGGCCGCTTGCAGATCCGAGCCAATCAGGGGCACTCAATGCAGGTCTGGAAAATCACAGAAACTTGTCTGACTGGGATAGTTTCATTCAGATGTCGGATCCCAGGTATCTCAGGTCCACTTACTGTAAATCTTAGGTCACAGATTTAGAACTGAAGCCCGTCCTGGGTGGGTCTTCAGACTGTCCGACTGAGGCCGTTCATGGCTCCTACATGCGCAACTGGACCTCCATACAGCAGCACGGCCTGAGCCGCATGAAGAGGACACACATCCACCTGGCCTCTGGTTTGCCAGAGGACGATGGTGTCATCAGTGGTACGCTCGTGTGTTTGTGCATTTCACCTAACAATAGACACATTTTAAAGAAGTGTGTTTTGTCTGACCTACTAGGTATGAGGAAAAACTGCGATCTCGCTGTATTTATCAACGTGCCCAAAGCACTTGCTGGTAAGATTTGACCCAAGCGACCGATATCCAGTACACTTTTTGCAACTTGCCATGATTGACTGTGACTGCACAGATGGCATTGAATTCTTCTGGTCGGAGAACCGTGTGTTGTTGACAACAGGGGACGCAGAGGGAAAGCTTCCCCCCAAATACTTCAGCCGAGCTGTCAGACTCAGACCGACAAGTAAGATAATTGGATCAATTGAATTAATTGTCCATGGTAAAGGTGACAATGAACCGGTCATTCTTTTTAGAGAGCATCCTGGTGCTGTCATAGCAGACGAAAGAAGATAATCATCGACAGCATCAGTGATTTAAATCCAGCAGTGCATGCCGCTTTTTCCACAAGCCACCTACTGTATATTTGATGCTACTGtgttgacctgaatataagacactTTTCCTGGggaaaaaagagacaaaaaaaaacacattttgtgttaaaaatagttttcacaaaaacttttattttctttaattgtTTAATGATATGATATTTTATGAACTGTCCTATGAATTTCTTAAAGAGCTATTTTCAAgcagatccgctgtggcgactccttaaccaggaaaaagccgaaagaaacaaacaaatataaacatCCAAGCATTCAACCTTTAATACAGTGTGGGGTGTTTATTTGATTCAAAATGTATGTGGTGAACACTTTATGTTGCTCTGTATTGTTGTTCTTTCACTGTTTTTCGTGACAAGGAGGTAAATGTGCTATTTCATCTGGTCACGTCACTGGTACGGCAGTGCCTGTTCAGTATGATTGTCCACCATTGAGATACTTGGGAGGATCATCCTTTTGTGCCTTTTTAGTTTTTACAGCGCTTCATGGCCGCCAGTCAGCTTGTGGAAGAGCTCTTCGTTGAGCGTGTCCCGACTCCGTGTCGACATAAAGATGTAGCCCCCGATGAACTCGTGAACTATTTTGCAGTCGGCTGTCACGCAGCTGAAGGCGACGTTGATGTTACCTTCAAACTCAATGGCCACCTGCAGGGTGTGGAAAGTATAGAAATATGGAAAAGCAACACTTCCATGGAAGTTACCTCTTTCAcgtttttcaaaagacatccccGCCGGCAGCGGCCATTTTAaaggattttgactgatctttgaAGTCACTATCTGGCtgatattaaatttaatattttacctGCACTTGGGTCTTGCTCCCTGCATACTGGGGTCGCTACCACACGACGGTAATGTTACAAGTGGGACTCTCACCTGTTTTATGTCCCAGTTGACGTTCCACTGCTTCATGTTGTTGTAGCGCCAGGTCTTCACCACGTCACCCACACCCAGGTCGATGCGGATCATACGGTTAGGGGCAATGCCTAGTACCTCATCTTTACGACTACCTTTAAACCTgttgaaaataaacaacaaatatgcTTCAGTTTCCTCTCCCTTCTGCAAAGGCCTTGCTTTGGTACAtctatgttaaaaatgttaaaaccatGTGTGAGACAGGACCTGACCACTACGTATGAGACGCCAAAGTCGGGCAAAGCCTGCCAGATTTGCAGGAAGCGTGTGACCGCATCGATCAATGATA from Doryrhamphus excisus isolate RoL2022-K1 chromosome 23, RoL_Dexc_1.0, whole genome shotgun sequence carries:
- the trpt1 gene encoding tRNA 2'-phosphotransferase 1 produces the protein MDRKRGNRDGGDRDVRLSKSMSYALRHGANQMGLCLSSDGFLLVEDLLAHPQFRSYKQEDVERVVATNDKQRFKLCPHPEDGRLQIRANQGHSMQVTDLELKPVLGGSSDCPTEAVHGSYMRNWTSIQQHGLSRMKRTHIHLASGLPEDDGVISGMRKNCDLAVFINVPKALADGIEFFWSENRVLLTTGDAEGKLPPKYFSRAVRLRPTKSILVLS
- the zbtb3 gene encoding zinc finger and BTB domain-containing protein 3 isoform X1, whose translation is MEFPQHSQQLLSALRSQRQRGFLCDCTVQVGSTRFLAHRAVLASCSPFFHMFYCDSLSGNGASSSSVTLDSDIVSAPAFSLLLDFIYEGVLQLEKSPPVEDILATASFLHMNEVVRVCKKRLRRRGPLAEADSTRPEESLREGTESRRHDDVGAEAVLTMAAKDSNHIAMEAGFSSVSVMKDRSQLESGHKTDATSSVSQVQTPLSLDLADTTQPGMEATGHAAGQLKLVSGGISRLGAGSQGGTTLYSPCSTTETYSQQPSSSSLPSDSQTLAVPQSEPTERDRKCAAEEAQHMVMVVQVSDRPSCAQNEPPHSPQPCSHPHIQIQSSISLQQRRHNSHPVTPQTPQRAGLEGEIGSGSHPPICQEDNDGENATVEMEAIVISDEELEEEKDGCRRRAPVVDDDSEDDVQEGEMNTLSSRQISSDYTFPLSPSSSSCSGVGPSSQDVSSLTASSFPPPSAAQPHSDHTTFLTVFQDTMGVIVDDVPTCCVCGKTFSCTYTLRRHAIVHTRERPYECRYCYRSYTQSGDLYRHIRKAHDQTLPAKRSKADVEQTLMPQPPPLGQHTDTHF
- the zbtb3 gene encoding zinc finger and BTB domain-containing protein 3 isoform X2 — protein: MEFPQHSQQLLSALRSQRQRGFLCDCTVQVGSTRFLAHRAVLASCSPFFHMFYCDSLSGNGASSSSVTLDSDIVSAPAFSLLLDFIYEGVLQLEKSPPVEDILATASFLHMNEVVRVCKKRLRRRGPLAEADSTRPEESLREGTESRRHDDVGAEAVLTMAAKDSNHIAMEAGFSSVSVMKDRSQLESGHKTDATSSVSQVQTPLSLDLADTTQPGMEATGHAAGQLKLVSGVSSPPHLHCRQIARHWLFPNQNQQSVITPQRAGLEGEIGSGSHPPICQEDNDGENATVEMEAIVISDEELEEEKDGCRRRAPVVDDDSEDDVQEGEMNTLSSRQISSDYTFPLSPSSSSCSGVGPSSQDVSSLTASSFPPPSAAQPHSDHTTFLTVFQDTMGVIVDDVPTCCVCGKTFSCTYTLRRHAIVHTRERPYECRYCYRSYTQSGDLYRHIRKAHDQTLPAKRSKADVEQTLMPQPPPLGQHTDTHF